In Variovorax sp. J2L1-78, a single window of DNA contains:
- a CDS encoding pyridoxamine 5'-phosphate oxidase family protein — MIETRDQLRALYAQPGERAVRKQLPRLDVHMTRFITLSPFCVVASAGPSGQLLDASPRGGAPGFAKVTDPSTVLLPDSGGNNRLDTLENLLADPRIGLLFVIPGFEETLRINGTARLRDEAAFVDRFAAERQRPKLVIEVHVEEAYLHCAKAFMRSQLWQPADWPARDLLPSLNQMLHDQLGMAEAPEPAADMAVRYRQQLAEEQTPSR, encoded by the coding sequence ATGATCGAAACACGCGACCAGCTTCGTGCGCTCTATGCGCAACCCGGTGAGCGCGCCGTGCGCAAGCAGCTTCCGCGACTCGACGTGCACATGACGCGCTTCATCACGCTGTCGCCCTTCTGCGTGGTCGCCAGTGCCGGGCCGTCGGGTCAATTGCTCGATGCCTCGCCGCGCGGCGGTGCGCCGGGCTTCGCCAAGGTCACCGACCCCTCCACCGTGCTGCTGCCCGACTCCGGCGGCAACAACCGGCTCGACACGCTGGAGAACCTGCTGGCCGATCCCCGCATCGGCCTGCTCTTCGTCATCCCGGGCTTCGAGGAAACGCTGCGCATCAACGGCACCGCGCGCCTGCGTGACGAGGCCGCGTTCGTCGACCGCTTCGCGGCGGAACGCCAGCGTCCCAAGCTGGTGATCGAGGTCCATGTCGAGGAGGCGTACCTGCACTGCGCGAAGGCCTTCATGCGTTCGCAGCTGTGGCAGCCGGCCGACTGGCCCGCACGCGACCTGCTGCCCTCGCTCAACCAGATGCTGCACGACCAGCTCGGCATGGCCGAGGCACCGGAACCCGCGGCCGACATGGCGGTGCGCTACCGCCAGCAACTGGCCGAAGAGCAGACGCCTTCGCGCTAG
- a CDS encoding IclR family transcriptional regulator — translation MTARTSTSNVRSADVLRSAATEDDAGSRTLRRGLQLLDAVLAGGRDGVRVVDLCRAAGLERATVYRLLSTLMETGYVAQHGRFRYVPGPRVAALAPADALPNMAVRLQPVLARISAACGDAAFAVVREGPLSHCIARQVGTHPVQVLVIQVGTQQPLGVGAAGLALLAALPDAEVANIIAANAPRLHAYGGMTPERMQILVRATRERGWSVIGNHATRGVLAAGMAVRNAGGEPVAAISVASTLPRMPRERQQLIARTIRESLAELLPDGA, via the coding sequence ATGACCGCGCGCACCTCCACTTCAAACGTTCGTTCAGCGGACGTTTTACGTTCGGCGGCCACGGAAGACGATGCCGGCAGCCGCACCTTGCGCCGTGGCCTGCAGCTGCTCGACGCGGTGCTGGCGGGCGGCCGCGACGGCGTGCGCGTGGTCGACCTGTGCCGCGCGGCCGGGCTCGAACGCGCCACCGTCTACCGCCTGCTGTCGACCCTGATGGAGACCGGCTACGTGGCGCAGCACGGGCGCTTCCGCTACGTGCCGGGCCCGCGCGTGGCGGCCCTGGCCCCGGCCGACGCGCTGCCCAACATGGCGGTGCGGCTGCAGCCGGTGCTGGCCCGCATCAGCGCGGCCTGCGGCGATGCGGCTTTCGCGGTGGTGCGCGAGGGGCCGCTGTCGCACTGCATCGCCCGGCAGGTGGGCACGCACCCGGTGCAGGTGCTGGTCATCCAGGTCGGCACGCAGCAGCCGCTGGGCGTCGGGGCCGCCGGACTGGCGCTGCTGGCCGCGCTGCCCGATGCGGAGGTCGCGAACATCATTGCGGCCAACGCGCCCCGGCTGCATGCCTATGGCGGCATGACGCCCGAGCGCATGCAGATCCTGGTGCGTGCCACACGGGAGCGTGGCTGGTCGGTCATCGGCAACCATGCGACCCGCGGCGTGCTCGCGGCGGGCATGGCGGTGCGCAACGCCGGCGGCGAGCCGGTGGCGGCCATCAGCGTGGCGTCGACCCTGCCGCGCATGCCGCGCGAGCGTCAGCAGCTCATCGCGCGGACCATCCGCGAGAGCCTCGCCGAACTGCTTCCGGACGGCGCATGA
- a CDS encoding tripartite tricarboxylate transporter substrate binding protein, with protein MRLEGPLSRRHLLALAAGIAGATALPLHAQPDAWPSRPIKLVVGYAAGGATDVIARLVAVKLGERLGQPVVVDNRAGANSNVGAEVVAKSPPDGYTLYVFTIANTINASLYAKLGYDPQKDFEPIGLIAKIPNILVVNNNLPIKSIADYVRFAKASKDGITFASSGSGSSIHLSGEMFKMQTHLNMLHVPYRGSAPAVTDLLGGQVQSMFDNTPSALPHVQGGRLRAIAITSAKRSPLLPDVPTVAESGFPGFDVQSWFGLAAPAGTPKPIIDRLNAELNKVLAAPELRQRFQDLAASPEPGTPEQMRSFAAAETQRWREVVKTSGAKAE; from the coding sequence ATGCGCCTCGAAGGCCCCCTCTCGCGCCGGCATCTGCTGGCCCTCGCCGCCGGCATCGCCGGCGCCACCGCCCTGCCGCTGCACGCCCAGCCCGACGCCTGGCCGAGCCGGCCCATCAAGCTGGTGGTCGGCTATGCCGCCGGCGGCGCCACCGACGTGATCGCGCGCCTGGTGGCCGTGAAGCTGGGCGAGCGGCTCGGCCAGCCCGTGGTGGTGGACAACCGCGCCGGCGCCAACAGCAACGTGGGCGCCGAGGTGGTGGCGAAGTCGCCGCCCGACGGCTACACGCTGTATGTCTTCACCATCGCCAACACCATCAACGCGTCGCTGTACGCGAAGCTGGGCTACGACCCGCAGAAGGACTTCGAGCCGATCGGCCTGATCGCCAAGATCCCGAACATCCTGGTGGTCAACAACAACCTGCCGATCAAGAGCATTGCCGACTACGTGCGCTTCGCCAAGGCCTCGAAGGACGGCATCACCTTCGCGTCGTCGGGCAGCGGCTCGTCGATCCACCTGTCGGGCGAGATGTTCAAGATGCAGACCCACCTGAACATGCTGCATGTGCCCTACCGCGGCAGCGCCCCGGCCGTGACCGACCTGCTGGGCGGCCAGGTGCAGTCGATGTTCGACAACACGCCCTCGGCACTGCCGCATGTGCAGGGCGGGCGGCTGCGCGCGATCGCCATCACGAGCGCCAAGCGCTCGCCGCTGCTGCCCGACGTGCCCACGGTGGCGGAGTCGGGCTTCCCCGGCTTTGACGTGCAGTCGTGGTTCGGCCTGGCCGCGCCCGCCGGCACGCCCAAGCCCATCATCGACCGGCTCAACGCCGAGCTGAACAAGGTGCTGGCGGCGCCCGAGCTGCGCCAGCGCTTCCAGGACCTGGCGGCTTCGCCCGAGCCCGGCACGCCCGAGCAGATGCGCAGCTTCGCCGCGGCCGAGACCCAGCGCTGGCGCGAGGTCGTGAAGACCTCCGGCGCCAAGGCCGAATAA
- a CDS encoding YchJ family protein: MSTKPLSGPCPCGRTDQRARPLQYALCCGRYLEDFAGTPAPDAESLMRSRYTAFVREQADYLLATWHASTRPAALTFEPGTKWLGLDVRSRSVLDADHARVEFVARQRDASGTASRLHERSNFQREPDGELQRWYYVDGEAG; encoded by the coding sequence ATGAGCACCAAACCACTCTCCGGCCCCTGCCCCTGCGGACGCACCGACCAGCGTGCGCGCCCGCTCCAGTACGCGCTGTGCTGCGGACGCTATCTCGAGGATTTCGCGGGCACGCCGGCCCCCGATGCCGAGTCGCTGATGCGCTCCCGCTACACCGCCTTCGTGCGCGAGCAGGCCGACTACCTGCTGGCCACCTGGCATGCGTCGACCCGGCCGGCCGCGCTGACCTTCGAGCCCGGCACCAAGTGGCTCGGCCTGGACGTGCGCTCGCGCTCGGTGCTCGACGCCGACCATGCACGGGTCGAGTTCGTCGCCCGCCAGCGCGATGCCTCAGGCACCGCCAGCCGGCTGCACGAGCGCAGCAACTTCCAGCGCGAGCCCGATGGCGAGCTGCAGCGCTGGTACTACGTCGACGGCGAAGCCGGGTAG
- a CDS encoding citryl-CoA lyase, with protein sequence MASPTNPPVTRLCTHTLTSLHYRDADLVEDLMGKRTFTEVMLMQILGRTPRPVDLRITDVVLIVLMEHGLTPSAIATRLIYMSAPENLQGAVSAGLLAVGSSFVGTMENCSRLLDRIIAAAAPDSEALAIAREHKATKSAMPGFGHHLHKPVDPRAYKLLELGRAESELAGDKIRALETLSKAVDDVAGRPITINATGAVAALLGEIGVPTNVMRGFAVISRAAGLVAHIVEEQQSPSGRFIWDTVEHAIPYVGEGGKA encoded by the coding sequence ATGGCATCGCCAACGAACCCGCCCGTCACCCGCCTGTGCACGCACACGCTGACCAGCCTGCACTACCGCGACGCCGACCTGGTCGAGGACCTGATGGGCAAGCGCACCTTCACCGAAGTGATGCTGATGCAGATCCTCGGCCGCACGCCGCGCCCGGTCGACCTGCGCATCACCGACGTGGTGCTGATCGTGCTGATGGAGCACGGCCTCACGCCCAGCGCCATCGCCACGCGGCTCATCTACATGAGCGCGCCGGAGAACCTGCAGGGCGCCGTGTCGGCCGGCCTGCTGGCGGTGGGCAGCTCCTTCGTGGGCACGATGGAGAACTGCTCGCGCCTGCTCGACCGCATCATCGCCGCGGCCGCCCCGGACTCTGAAGCGCTGGCGATCGCGCGCGAGCACAAGGCCACGAAGAGCGCCATGCCCGGCTTCGGCCACCACCTGCACAAGCCGGTCGACCCGCGCGCCTACAAGCTGCTCGAGCTGGGCCGCGCCGAAAGCGAACTGGCCGGCGACAAGATCCGCGCGCTGGAGACGCTGTCGAAGGCGGTGGACGACGTGGCCGGGCGGCCCATCACCATCAACGCCACCGGCGCCGTGGCCGCGCTGCTGGGCGAGATCGGTGTGCCGACGAATGTGATGCGCGGCTTCGCCGTGATCTCGCGCGCGGCCGGCCTGGTGGCACACATCGTCGAGGAGCAGCAGAGCCCGTCGGGCCGCTTCATCTGGGACACGGTGGAGCATGCGATCCCGTACGTGGGCGAAGGCGGGAAGGCATGA
- a CDS encoding glutamate carboxypeptidase, with product MIFPKKTTFALTAALLLGSAGFAPAAWAQKRDNVLFDAATSEQPAVVKTLERLVKIESGTGDAEGIAAAGAMLEGELKALGFTVTRQKAAGAVVGDNIVGRLKGRGGKSLLLLSHMDTVYPRGMLAKAPFRVEGNKAYGPGIADDKGGSAVILHALKLLTTYGFRDFATITVLFNVDEEKGSFGSRDLIQQEARAADYVLSFEPTSAERESFYLGTSGIAYVQADIKGKASHAGAAPEAGVNALVEASDVVLRTMDLDDKAKGLRFNWTVAKAGTVSNIIPDSATLNADVRYAQNDDLEAMLKTLEERAQQKKLPAAEVKLTVTRGRPAFNAGTEGRKLIDKASAFYREAGGTLEIDERSGGGTDAAYAALSGKPVIEGLGLPGFGYHSDKAEYVLVDAIPRRLYMAARLIMDLGSGK from the coding sequence ATGATCTTTCCGAAGAAGACCACGTTCGCCCTGACCGCCGCGCTGCTCCTGGGCAGCGCCGGGTTCGCGCCCGCGGCCTGGGCGCAGAAGCGCGACAACGTGCTGTTCGATGCCGCCACGAGCGAACAGCCGGCGGTCGTGAAGACGCTGGAGCGCCTGGTCAAGATCGAGAGCGGCACCGGCGATGCCGAGGGCATCGCGGCGGCGGGCGCAATGCTGGAAGGCGAACTCAAGGCGCTGGGCTTCACGGTCACGCGGCAGAAGGCGGCCGGCGCCGTGGTCGGGGACAACATCGTCGGCCGGCTCAAGGGCCGTGGCGGCAAGAGCCTGCTGCTGCTGTCGCACATGGACACCGTCTACCCGCGCGGCATGCTCGCCAAGGCGCCGTTTCGCGTCGAAGGCAACAAGGCCTACGGGCCGGGCATCGCCGACGACAAGGGCGGCAGCGCGGTCATCCTGCATGCGCTCAAGCTGCTCACCACCTACGGCTTCCGCGACTTCGCGACCATCACGGTGCTGTTCAACGTCGACGAGGAGAAGGGTTCCTTCGGCTCGCGCGACCTGATCCAGCAGGAGGCGCGCGCGGCCGACTACGTGCTGTCCTTCGAGCCCACCAGCGCCGAAAGAGAGAGCTTCTACCTCGGCACCTCCGGCATCGCCTACGTGCAGGCCGACATCAAGGGCAAGGCCTCGCATGCGGGCGCTGCGCCCGAGGCAGGCGTCAATGCGCTGGTCGAAGCATCGGACGTGGTGCTGCGCACCATGGACCTGGACGACAAGGCCAAGGGCCTGCGCTTCAACTGGACGGTGGCCAAGGCCGGCACCGTGTCGAACATCATCCCCGACAGCGCCACGCTCAACGCCGATGTGCGCTACGCCCAGAACGACGACCTTGAGGCCATGCTCAAGACGCTGGAAGAGCGCGCCCAGCAGAAGAAGCTGCCCGCTGCCGAGGTCAAGCTCACCGTCACGCGCGGCCGCCCGGCCTTCAACGCCGGCACCGAAGGCCGCAAGCTGATCGACAAGGCGAGCGCCTTCTACCGCGAAGCCGGCGGCACACTCGAGATCGACGAACGCAGCGGCGGTGGCACCGACGCGGCCTACGCCGCGCTGTCGGGCAAGCCGGTGATCGAAGGGCTGGGCCTGCCGGGCTTCGGCTACCACAGCGACAAGGCCGAGTACGTGCTGGTCGACGCGATCCCGCGCCGGCTCTACATGGCGGCGCGGCTGATCATGGACCTGGGATCTGGAAAGTAG
- a CDS encoding class I adenylate-forming enzyme family protein — protein sequence MYPIDFFWRAAERWPERIAIDAPEGTTRYDTLAARVAALAAAFVAIDPTPQSRVGICAKNSAEHITALLAVLACGKVWVPLNPKSTRPEIRRIVDATAPSILVLDGDCAGLLDGAPGERIHTHGPAGEGTHTVAGLVARHAGAARPAFTLPDDATQAIKFTGGTTGAPKGVMQPYRAWMANIANQIHAWGFDEHERYIVAAPITHGTSTYIVPILAQGGCHVVLAEAGAEAVRTAFRERGGTVCFMPPTLVYMLMALPGANRADFPQLRRLIYGGAPMPPEKIREVRAFFGPVLGTTYGQTEAPQILTVMRPEDFEDERNWAAVGRTAWFSDVAVMSPDGRLLPTGEVGEVVARGDLVMTGYWRLPEKTAETLVDGWLHTGDRGLIDARGYLYLKDRLKDMVITGGFNVYPVDVENALGQHPAVHECAVFGIPDDKWGEAVQAAVQLRPGQQATEAELIAFVRERLGPVQTPKRVHFHDSLPRSPVGKVLKTAVREQALAAA from the coding sequence ATGTACCCAATCGATTTTTTCTGGCGCGCCGCCGAGCGCTGGCCCGAGCGCATCGCCATCGACGCCCCCGAGGGCACGACGCGCTACGACACGCTCGCCGCGCGCGTCGCGGCGCTGGCGGCGGCCTTCGTCGCCATCGACCCCACGCCACAGAGCCGCGTGGGCATCTGCGCGAAGAACAGTGCCGAGCACATCACGGCGCTGCTCGCGGTGCTGGCCTGCGGCAAGGTGTGGGTGCCACTCAACCCCAAGAGCACGCGGCCCGAGATCCGCCGCATCGTCGACGCGACCGCGCCGTCCATCCTGGTGCTCGACGGCGACTGCGCCGGGCTGCTCGACGGTGCACCCGGCGAGCGCATCCACACCCACGGCCCGGCCGGCGAGGGCACGCACACGGTGGCCGGCCTGGTGGCGCGCCATGCCGGCGCGGCGCGACCGGCGTTCACGCTGCCCGACGACGCCACGCAGGCCATCAAGTTCACCGGCGGCACCACCGGTGCGCCCAAGGGCGTGATGCAGCCTTATCGGGCCTGGATGGCGAACATCGCCAACCAGATCCATGCGTGGGGCTTCGACGAGCACGAGCGCTACATCGTGGCCGCGCCGATCACGCACGGCACGTCGACCTACATCGTGCCGATCCTCGCGCAGGGCGGCTGCCATGTGGTGCTGGCCGAGGCCGGCGCCGAGGCGGTGCGCACGGCATTCCGCGAACGCGGCGGCACCGTGTGCTTCATGCCGCCGACGCTGGTCTACATGCTGATGGCGCTGCCGGGCGCGAACCGCGCCGACTTCCCGCAACTGCGCCGGCTGATCTACGGCGGCGCGCCGATGCCGCCGGAAAAGATCCGCGAGGTGCGCGCCTTCTTCGGCCCGGTCCTGGGCACCACCTACGGCCAGACCGAGGCGCCGCAGATCCTCACCGTGATGCGCCCCGAGGACTTCGAGGACGAGCGCAACTGGGCCGCGGTCGGCCGCACCGCCTGGTTCAGCGACGTGGCCGTGATGTCGCCCGACGGCCGCCTGCTGCCGACCGGCGAGGTGGGCGAAGTGGTGGCGCGCGGCGACCTCGTCATGACCGGCTACTGGCGCCTGCCCGAGAAGACCGCCGAGACGCTGGTCGACGGTTGGCTGCACACCGGCGACCGCGGCCTGATCGACGCGCGCGGCTACCTCTACCTCAAGGACCGGCTCAAGGACATGGTGATCACCGGCGGCTTCAACGTCTACCCCGTCGACGTCGAAAACGCGCTGGGCCAACACCCGGCGGTGCACGAGTGCGCGGTGTTCGGCATCCCCGACGACAAGTGGGGCGAGGCGGTGCAGGCCGCGGTGCAGCTGCGCCCCGGCCAGCAGGCAACGGAGGCCGAGCTGATCGCCTTCGTGCGCGAGCGGCTCGGCCCGGTGCAGACGCCCAAGCGCGTGCACTTCCACGACAGCCTGCCGCGCTCGCCCGTCGGCAAGGTGCTCAAGACCGCGGTGCGCGAGCAAGCCCTCGCCGCCGCCTGA
- a CDS encoding acyl-CoA dehydrogenase family protein — MLLTPDQEAIRDAVREFAQKELWPHAPAWDREHSFPKAAHQGLAELGAYGICVPEEDGGAGLDYLTLALVLEEIAAGDGGTSTAISVTNCPVNAILMRYGNAAQKKQWLWPLAQGRMLGAFCLTEPQAGSDASSLRTTARKDGDAYVIDGVKQFITSGKNGQVAIVIAVTDKGAGKRGMSAFLVPTDAPGYNVARLEDKLGQHSSDTAQINFDGCRIPAENLIGAEGEGYKIALGALEGGRIGIAAQSVGMARSAFDVALAYAKERQAFGGSIFDQQAVGFRLAECATQLEAARQLIWHAAALRDAGRPCLKEAAMAKLFASEMAEKVCSAAIQTLGGYGYVNDFPLERIYRDVRVCQIYEGTSDIQKLLIQRALA, encoded by the coding sequence ATGCTGCTGACCCCCGACCAGGAAGCCATCCGCGACGCGGTGCGTGAGTTTGCGCAGAAGGAACTGTGGCCGCATGCCCCCGCGTGGGACCGCGAGCACAGCTTCCCGAAGGCGGCCCACCAGGGCCTGGCCGAACTCGGCGCCTACGGCATCTGCGTGCCGGAGGAAGACGGCGGCGCCGGGCTCGACTACCTCACGCTCGCGCTGGTGCTGGAGGAGATCGCGGCCGGCGACGGCGGCACCAGCACGGCGATCAGCGTGACCAACTGCCCGGTCAACGCGATCCTCATGCGCTACGGCAACGCCGCGCAGAAAAAGCAGTGGCTCTGGCCGCTGGCGCAGGGCCGGATGCTCGGCGCCTTCTGCCTGACCGAGCCGCAGGCCGGCAGCGACGCGTCGAGCCTGCGCACCACCGCACGCAAGGACGGCGACGCCTACGTGATCGACGGCGTCAAGCAGTTCATCACCAGCGGCAAGAACGGCCAGGTCGCGATCGTCATCGCCGTCACCGACAAGGGCGCCGGCAAGCGCGGCATGAGCGCCTTCCTGGTGCCGACCGATGCGCCGGGCTACAACGTCGCACGTCTCGAAGACAAGCTCGGCCAGCACAGCAGCGACACGGCGCAGATCAACTTCGACGGCTGCCGCATCCCGGCCGAGAACCTGATCGGGGCCGAAGGCGAGGGCTACAAGATCGCGCTCGGCGCGCTCGAAGGCGGCCGCATCGGCATCGCGGCGCAGAGCGTGGGCATGGCGCGCAGCGCCTTCGACGTGGCGCTGGCCTATGCCAAGGAGCGTCAGGCGTTCGGTGGATCGATCTTCGACCAGCAGGCGGTCGGCTTCCGCCTGGCCGAATGCGCCACGCAGCTCGAGGCCGCGCGCCAGCTCATCTGGCATGCCGCCGCCCTGCGCGACGCCGGCCGGCCCTGCCTGAAGGAAGCCGCGATGGCCAAGCTCTTCGCCAGCGAGATGGCCGAGAAGGTCTGCAGCGCCGCCATCCAGACGCTCGGCGGCTACGGCTACGTCAATGACTTTCCGCTGGAGCGCATCTACCGCGACGTGCGCGTGTGCCAGATCTACGAAGGAACCTCGGACATCCAGAAGCTGCTCATTCAGCGCGCGTTGGCGTAG